In Prochlorococcus marinus CUG1435, the genomic window GTTATGGCTGTGTATATAAAAGGAGTAGTAAACCAGTAATGAAGGGTTCAAGAGTTGAAACTGTTGAAGCAGCTAGAGAAGAATATGAAAAATTATTAGAAGAGGGCTGGAAGAAAACTTCTATATTCAATAGCTATTTTTAGTAATTAATTAATTTTCTTTTTCCATCTCTTGTTTCTACTCTATTTATTCTTAACCCTATAAAAGCAGCCCAAATAACTGCAAATAAAATTGGTAAAAAAATGATAGCAAGTTTCATCATTGTTTTAATCCTGTTATTTGCTCAAAAGAATAACCTCTAAATTAATAGGAAAAAATAGGTACTTTATCTAATTAAGCAGCATCATATTCATCCCAATCTTCAAGCTCTCTCACAAATCTTTTATCTAATAAGTAATTGTCTATAAGCTCTGCTGCCATCACTATCTCAGCAGCATTTTTAGATAGTTCTTGTGGATCTTTGTCTAATAAGTAATTGTCTATAAGCTCTAGATTGTACTCGTTTTCTTTAATTGGTTTATCGCTTTCTAGTAGCTTTCTTATTTGTGTGAATACAAGCTCTTGATCGTATCCACTTTCTCTAATTTCTTTCAACATTTCGTCTGGAATTTGCATAATCGTCAACCCCTATGTGAAAGTTTTTTAGAGCAAATTAGAGCCTATATACTCATACTTACGAAAAAATAAGGAAAAAGCAAGAAAAGAATATAAGCAGTTGTTGGAGGAGGGGTCGAGCAACAAAGACATTTGGGCTTTGGTGGCTTGGAACTCTTGAGCAGATTAAAAGAGGTAGATGATCATATCATTTCTTATTCATCAAATTTATTTTTGATGAGTGTAAATAATTTGTTTGCCAAAATACTTGACGATCCATTTCTAATGTATTTATATTAATAGTACACATGTATTACTAAGTAATGACTTTAGGAGGAGCTAATGTTTGGACTAATTTTTCTTACGGTTATCGTAATGAGTCCCCAAGTGGTTGGTTGCTTAGCCCAGACCGCAGCAGATTAATTTTATTCATAAGGAATAAAAAATCTCCAAGAAATAGTATGAGAATTTTTGCTCATACATATTATGCAAATGATCTTGGTGAGCCAATGGCAATTAAATCATCCACTCAAATGTATTTGGATAATGCTTGGGATAAATGGCATGACCTTCAATTAGAGGGTTGGACTTTTGAAGAACTTGAATTACCTGAATCTGTATGACTAACTTAAATCCAATCAAAAAGAAATTATCAAAAGTAGATAGAAAGATATCTATGCAAGACTCATCAAAATTATTAGCAGAATTTTTTAATGGTGTTGTCATTGAACTTGATGAAGAATATAAATATGACTCATAAAGAATTGATAGATCAAGTTTCCGCAAATTTATTTAAACAAAGTGGAAAGTTAGAAAGCAGAAGATCTTGGTTGGCAATGAGAAATTATCTTGAACAATTAGATATCGAACAACTTAAATCCATGCTTAAGGACCACGGATGATTTAAAAACTTTATTTAGTTTTTATTTTTTTCTTAATTCTCAGAAAACCGTAAGTTGCAAAGCCAACCAAAAACATATCCAAGTAGATATGCCAAGTAGGAAAAATCTGGTGTATTAATTCCATTAACGTTTTATTGCCACTTGCCAATAAGGATAATCTAAATTTGATTTTTCTCTAATCAATTGTAATTTTCTAGAATTTATTTTTACTACTATTCCATCTGTTGGATATTTACTAAAAAGCTTCCCTTCTAGCCATTGTTTTCTAAATACTTCAACTTGGGTCGTAAAGTTGCATGAAATATCCTGAGGGATCGTGAAGCCAAGCTTTGAAAGACTCCTTTTGGACTCATATTGGTTAAGTGTTGAATTAAGTATTTGAAATGCGCAGAAGCTAAGACTTTCAGAAAATCCTTCTTTAGCTCTTAGAAATCCAGAAGCGATTCTCTGGGAGATATTTGGACTTTGGTTGGGTGCATATAATTCACCTCTAACTTGAAGAACTCCTCGTAAAGGGAGCTTATTGGGAATATCTTGGACTTTAATAAGTTTACTAGTAACGTCTGCTCCTTTTCTTGAAATTGCTTTCTCCAAGGTTCCATCCCTATATTGCAAAGCAACAGC contains:
- a CDS encoding DUF1651 domain-containing protein; amino-acid sequence: MEEFTLINKQRNRIKVFKPFEDISIPSPSIDAMMVSYGCVYKRSSKPVMKGSRVETVEAAREEYEKLLEEGWKKTSIFNSYF
- a CDS encoding DUF1651 domain-containing protein, which gives rise to MTLGGANVWTNFSYGYRNESPSGWLLSPDRSRLILFIRNKKSPRNSMRIFAHTYYANDLGEPMAIKSSTQMYLDNAWDKWHDLQLEGWTFEELELPESV
- a CDS encoding NAD-dependent DNA ligase, whose protein sequence is MKTYLEERIEWYDDNYRNGNALISDKQFDQLEKNLLRTNPNCDYFKKKNKLVLPSLQKDSIDEFLKGLLVDTRLLIEPKIDGCAVALQYRDGTLEKAISRKGADVTSKLIKVQDIPNKLPLRGVLQVRGELYAPNQSPNISQRIASGFLRAKEGFSESLSFCAFQILNSTLNQYESKRSLSKLGFTIPQDISCNFTTQVEVFRKQWLEGKLFSKYPTDGIVVKINSRKLQLIREKSNLDYPYWQVAIKR